The following are encoded together in the Nocardioides sp. Arc9.136 genome:
- the recF gene encoding DNA replication/repair protein RecF codes for MHVSHLTLHDFRSYATADVELGPGVTAFIGRNGQGKTNLVEAVDYLSRLSSHRVSSDAPLVRAGADHAVVRAAVVRDGRTAVLEVEINPGRSNRARINRSPLPRARELVGLVRTVVFSPEDLTLVKGDPSDRRRFLDDLLVLRAPRLAGVRSDYDRVLKQRNSLLKTAGAARRGSSSQEAALSTLAVWDEHLARTGAELLAGRLDLVERLAPYVGKAYETVARGAGRDDADIEYRPSFDLEGATDPAGLGERILAEVERRRSDELDRGISLVGPHRDDLLLTLAHGGGEQKLPVKGYASHGESWSVALALKLASYDLLRADGDDPILVLDDVFAELDTDRRAQLAELVAGAEQVLVTAAVGADVPEALTGARFTVAGGEVRRDS; via the coding sequence GTGCACGTCTCCCACCTCACCCTGCACGACTTCCGCTCCTACGCCACCGCCGACGTCGAGCTGGGGCCTGGCGTCACCGCGTTCATCGGTCGCAACGGCCAGGGCAAGACCAACCTGGTCGAGGCGGTCGACTACCTCTCCCGGCTCAGCTCCCACCGCGTGTCCAGCGACGCCCCGCTGGTGCGGGCGGGCGCCGACCACGCGGTGGTGCGGGCGGCGGTGGTGCGGGACGGTCGGACCGCGGTCCTGGAGGTGGAGATCAACCCCGGCCGCTCCAACCGGGCCCGGATCAACCGCTCGCCGCTCCCCCGGGCCCGCGAGCTGGTCGGGCTGGTGCGCACGGTCGTCTTCTCCCCCGAGGACCTCACCCTGGTCAAGGGCGACCCCTCGGACCGCCGCCGGTTCCTCGACGACCTGCTGGTGCTGCGCGCCCCCCGCCTGGCGGGGGTGCGGTCGGACTACGACCGGGTGCTCAAGCAGCGCAACTCGCTGCTCAAGACCGCGGGCGCGGCCCGCCGCGGCAGCTCCTCTCAGGAGGCGGCGCTCTCGACGCTCGCGGTGTGGGACGAGCACCTCGCCCGCACGGGCGCCGAGCTCCTGGCCGGGCGGCTCGACCTGGTCGAGCGGCTCGCGCCGTACGTCGGGAAGGCCTACGAGACGGTGGCCCGCGGCGCCGGCCGCGACGACGCCGACATCGAGTACCGCCCCTCCTTCGACCTCGAGGGCGCCACGGACCCCGCCGGGCTGGGCGAGCGGATCCTCGCCGAGGTGGAGCGGCGCCGCTCCGACGAGCTGGACCGCGGCATCTCGCTGGTGGGGCCGCACCGCGACGACCTCCTGCTCACCCTGGCCCACGGCGGGGGCGAGCAGAAGCTGCCGGTCAAGGGGTACGCCTCGCACGGGGAGTCCTGGTCGGTCGCGCTGGCGCTCAAGCTGGCGTCCTACGACCTGTTGCGCGCCGACGGCGACGACCCGATCCTGGTGCTCGACGACGTCTTCGCCGAGCTCGACACCGACCGCCGGGCCCAGCTGGCCGAGCTGGTGGCCGGGGCCGAGCAGGTCCTGGTCACCGCCGCGGTCGGGGCGGACGTCCCGGAGGCCCTGACGGGGGCGCGCTTCACCGTCGCGGGAGGGGAGGTACGCCGTGACTCCTGA
- a CDS encoding DUF721 domain-containing protein produces MTPEDQPAADRPGPERPEPEHRDDGLDLARALTRATAGSTPRARRRKPWTDRPRGTRVSGSHPDDRDPQLLDNTLGRLVAERGWELDLRVHGVFGRWGELVGAEVAAHCTPERFEDGRLVVRTDSTAWATQLRLLAPTVVRRLNEDLGHGTVTVIEVLGPHLPTWKKGPRSARDGRGPRDTYG; encoded by the coding sequence GTGACTCCTGAGGACCAGCCCGCGGCTGACCGGCCCGGACCCGAGCGGCCCGAGCCCGAGCACCGCGACGACGGCCTGGACCTGGCCCGCGCGCTGACCCGGGCGACGGCCGGCTCGACCCCGCGCGCCCGCCGGCGCAAGCCGTGGACCGACCGGCCGCGCGGCACCCGGGTCTCGGGGTCCCACCCCGACGACCGCGACCCGCAGCTCCTCGACAACACCCTCGGGCGGCTGGTCGCCGAGCGCGGCTGGGAGCTCGACCTGCGGGTGCACGGTGTCTTCGGCCGGTGGGGCGAGCTCGTCGGCGCCGAGGTCGCCGCGCACTGCACCCCCGAGAGGTTCGAGGACGGCCGCCTGGTGGTGCGCACCGACTCCACCGCCTGGGCCACCCAGCTGCGGCTGCTCGCACCGACCGTCGTGCGCCGGCTCAACGAGGACCTGGGCCACGGGACGGTCACGGTCATCGAGGTGCTTGGACCGCACCTGCCGACCTGGAAGAAGGGTCCGCGCTCGGCCCGGGACGGCCGCGGGCCGCGCGACACCTACGGCTGA